The Seriola aureovittata isolate HTS-2021-v1 ecotype China chromosome 12, ASM2101889v1, whole genome shotgun sequence genome window below encodes:
- the rps8a gene encoding 40S ribosomal protein S8 gives MGISRDNWHKRRKTGGKRKPYHKKRKYELGRPPANTKIGPRRIHTVRVRGGNKKYRALRLDVGNFSWGSECCTRKTRIIDVVYNASNNELVRTKTLVKNCIVLVDSLPYRQWYEAHYATPLGRKKGAKLTPEEEEVLNKKRSKRTQKKYDERKKTAKISPLLEEQFQQGKLLACIASRPGQCGRADGYVLEGKELEFYLRKIKAKKGK, from the exons ATGG gtATCTCAAGGGATAACTGGCATAAACGCCGCAAGACCGGCGGTAAACGCAAGCCCTACCACAAGAAAAGGAAGTATGAGCTCGGGCGCcctcctgcaaacacaaag ATTGGACCTCGTCGCATCCACACAGTGAGGGTCCGTGGTGGGAACAAGAAGTACCGTGCTCTGAGATTGGATGTTGGAAACTTCTCATGGGGCTCTGAGT GCTGCACACGTAAGACCAGGATCATCGATGTGGTCTACAATGCTTCCAACAACGAGCTGGTCAGAACCAAGACCCTGGTGAAGAACTGCATCGTCCTCGTTGACAGCCTTCCCTACAGGCAGTGGTATGAGGCTCACTATGCCACTCCTCTGGGACGCAAGAAGGGAGCTAAGCTG actcctgaggaggaagaggtccTGAACAAGAAGAGGTCAAAGAGGACCCAGAAGAAATACGATGAGCGTAAGAAGACAGCCAAGATCAGCCCCCTCTTGGAGGAGCAGTTCCAGCAGGGAAAACTGCTTG CTTGCATCGCCTCCAGACCCGGCCAGTGCGGCAGGGCTGACGGTTACGTCCTGGAAGGCAAGGAGCTTGAGTTCTACCTGAGGAAGATCAAGGCCAAGAAAGGCAAATAG
- the acadm gene encoding medium-chain specific acyl-CoA dehydrogenase, mitochondrial, whose translation MLLNKVIRASVRSGIRLQSSTATAVNHTASSSGHSSSLGFSFELTEQQKEFQQLARRFAREEIIPAAPTYDRSGEYPFPIIKKAWELGLMNGHIPQEYGGMGLSIFDNCLITEELAYGCTGVQTAIEANSLGQMPVILAGNDAQKKKYLGRMTEEPLMCAYCVTEPGAGSDVASIKTRAEKVGDEYVVNGQKMWITNGGKANWYFLLARTNADPKCPTSKAFTGFVVEADSPGIQIGRKELNMGQRCSDTRGITFEDVRIPKENVLIAEGAGFKIAMGAFDNTRPPVAAGATGLAQRALDEATNYALERKTFGKVIAEHQAVSFLLAEMAMKVELARMAYQRSAWEVDQGRRNTYYASIAKAFAGDVANQVATDAVQVFGGNGFNSDYPVEKLMRDAKIYQIYEGTAQIQRLIISREHLGRYKK comes from the exons ATGCTGCTCAACAAG GTGATCAGAGCTAGTGTGCGGTCTGGGATCCGGCTGCAGAGCTCCACTGCTACTGCAGTCAACCATACGGCATCTTCCAGCGGCCACTCGTCATCCCTTGGCTTCTCGTTTG AGCTGACGGAACAGCAGAAGGAGTTCCAACAGCTGGCGAGGAGGTTTGCACGTGAAGAGATCATCCCTGCTGCACCCACTTATGACAGGAGTGGTGAA TATCCTTTCCCCATCATCAAAAAAGCATGGGAGCTTGGTCTGATGAACGGTCACATTCCACAGGAATACG GTGGAATGGGCTTGTCCATCTTCGACAACTGCCTCATCACAGAAGAGTTGGCTTACGGCTGCACCGGAGTACAGACTGCTATAGAAGCTAATTCTCTGGGA CAAATGCCTGTTATTTTGGCTGGCAATGatgcacagaagaagaaataccTGGGAAGGATGACTGAGGAGCCTCTTATGTGT GCGTACTGTGTCACGGAGCCGGGGGCGGGCTCTGACGTGGCCAGCATCAAGACCCGAGCTGAGAAAGTGGGTGATGAGTATGTTGTTAATGGGCAGAAGATGTGGATCACAAATGGTGGAAAAGCAAACTG GTACTTCCTCCTGGCTCGCACTAACGCAGACCCCAAATGTCCAACCAGCAAGGCTTTTACTGGCTTCGTTGTGGAGGCTGACAGTCCAGGAATTCAAATTGGAAGGAAG GAGCTGAACATGGGCCAGAGGTGCTCCGATACCAGAGGCATCACCTTTGAGGATGTGAGGATACCGAAAGAGAACGTCCTGATCGCAGAGGGAGCTGGCTTCAAAATTGCCATGGGTGCCTTTGACAACACAAGGCCACCG GTGGCAGCAGGAGCAACAGGCCTGGCACAGAGAGCACTTGATGAAGCTACCAATTACGCACTGGAGAGGAAGACCTTCGGCAAAGTTATCGCTGAG CACCAGGCCGTCTCGTTCCTTCTGGCTGAGATGGCGATGAAGGTGGAGCTGGCCAGGATGGCGTACCAGCGGTCAGCCTGGGAAGTGGACCAGGGCCGCAGAAACACCTACTACGCATCCATCGCAAAGGCCTTCGCCGGAGACGTCGCCAATCAGGTGGCCACTGACGCTGTTCAGGTGTTTGGAGGCAACGGGTTCAACAGCGATTACCCAGTCGAGAAACTGATGAGAGACGCCAAGATCTACCAG aTCTACGAGGGAACGGCTCAAATCCAAAGACTCATTATTTCCCGAGAACATCTGGGAAGATACAAGAAATGA